A portion of the Juglans microcarpa x Juglans regia isolate MS1-56 chromosome 1D, Jm3101_v1.0, whole genome shotgun sequence genome contains these proteins:
- the LOC121263429 gene encoding malate dehydrogenase [NADP], chloroplastic has product MAVAELSPSYTKTHLQSSQISFLSNRFYNHRRCAFRPFPRARSTAISCSVAPNQVKSPVAVQDEDPKKKSECYGVFCLTYDLKADEETKSWKKLINIAVSGAAGMISNHLLFKLASGEVFGPDQPVALKLLGSERSFQALEGVAMELEDSLFPLLREVSIGIDPYDVFQDVEWALLIGAKPRGPGMERADLLDINGQIFAEQGKALNAVASRNVKVIVVGNPCNTNALICMKNAPNIPAKNFHALTRLDENRAKCQLALKAGVFYDKVSNVTIWGNHSTTQVPDFLNARINGLRVKEVIKDHKWLEEEFTEKVQKRGGVLIQKWGRSSAASTSVSIVDAIRSLVTPTPKGDWFSSGVYTNGNPYGIAEDIVFSMPCRSKGDGDYEFVEDVIFDDYLLKRINKTEAELLAEKRCVAHLTGEGIAFCDLPEDTMLPGEM; this is encoded by the exons ATGGCGGTTGCAGAGTTATCGCCTTCATACACCAAGACCCACCTTCAATCCTCTCAAATATCATTCTTATCGAACCGTTTCTACAATCACCGCCGCTGCGCTTTTCGACCGTTCCCTCGAGCTAGAAGTACCGCAATCTCGTGCTCTGTTGCACCAAA TCAAGTTAAATCTCCGGTCGCAGTGCAAGATGAGGACCCCAAGAAGAAGTCTGAATGCTACGGCGTGTTCTGCCTCACCTATGATCTCAAGGCT GACGAAGAGACAAAATCGtggaagaaattaattaatattgcagTCTCGGGTGCTGCTGGGATGATATCTAATCATCTGCTTTTCAAA CTTGCATCTGGTGAGGTTTTTGGTCCTGATCAACCTGTTGCTTTGAAATTATTGGGTTCTGAAAGGTCCTTCCAAGCCCTTGAAG GTGTTGCTATGGAATTGGAGGATTCTTTGTTTCCTTTGCTGAGGGAGGTTAGTATAGGCATTGATCCATATGATGTGTTTCAAGATGTAGAATGGGCCCTTTTAATAGGAGCAAAGCCTCGAGGGCCTGGGATGGAACGGGCTGATTTACTAGACATAAATGGGCAGATTTTTGCGGAGCAG GGAAAGGCTCTCAATGCCGTTGCATCCCGTAATGTCAAAGTAATAGTTGTAGGCAACCCCTGCAACACTAA TGCATTAATTTGTATGAAGAATGCTCCAAACATACCGGCAAAAAATTTTCATGCTTTGACTCGGTTAGACGAGAATAGAGCAAAATGTCAG CTGGCCCTCAAGGCAGGTGTCTTCTATGATAAAGTGTCAAACGTGACCATCTGGGGAAACCACTCAACAACACAG GTCCCAGACTTTTTAAATGCTAGAATCAATGGCTTGCGTGTCAAAGAAGTTATCAAGGATCACAAGTGGTTAGAAGAGGAATTTACAGAAAAGGTCCAAAAG AGAGGTGGTGTGCTGATCCAAAAATGGGGAAGATCTTCTGCTGCATCTACTTCTGTGTCTATTGTCGATGCAATCCGGTCTTTAGTCACTCCCACCCCCAAGGGTGATTGGTTTTCATCTGGA GTTTATACTAACGGAAATCCTTATGGAATAGCGGAGGATATTGTTTTCAGCATGCCATGCAGATCAAAA GGAGATGGTGATTATGAATTTGTCGAGGATGTAATATTTGATGACTACCTTCTGAAGCGAATAAACAAG ACTGAAGCTGAACTGCTAGCTGAGAAGAGATGCGTGGCCCACCTTACAGGGGAG GGCATTGCTTTCTGCGATCTACCCGAGGACACGATGCTTCCTGGGGAGATGTAA